Below is a window of Bacteroidota bacterium DNA.
CGTCGCAGGGGAATCCACATTATCCTTTATTTCTTCCTGTACATGCACTTCAAATTTATTGTATTCAAGGATGTCTTTAAGAAAGGCTATCCGGTCAGGATCAGCTCCCTTTTCAACAATGCTGCAACGGATGCCATCGATCTCTTCTACAATATGTTTGCCTTTAGTGAGAGCCATAATTTAAAAATTTTACGACTAGTTAATTCCGAAACTCAGGTTGGTGATGATCTCATAGATTTCACTGTAAAATCCCAGTGCCACAATACCGATGGTGCATATTATCAGCCCGAAGCGGGTGGAGATATCGCTTTTAATATAGGCTATCGGAGATTCATTCCTGTTGATAAACATTGCCTTAACGATAAGTAAATAATAGTAGAGTGATACGGTAGCATTAAGAACCGCAATGAACACCAACCAGTAATATCCTGCTGATGCTGCAGATGTGAAAAGGAAAAATTTCCCAAAGAACCCGGCGACAGGAGGGATGCCTGCCAGTGAGAACAGTGACAGAGTCATCAGCAGGCTCAGTTTGGGATTGGTATGATACAATCCGTTATAATCATCCATGGTTTCTTTATCAGTCACAGCCGAGATGGCCGACACAACGCCAAAAGCACCAAGGTTTGAAAAAATGTAAACAAGAACAAAATAAATCACCGACGTCATCCCGAGTTTTGATCCGGCTACAATACCGAGAAGGATGAAACCTGCCTGCGCTATGGATGAAAAGGCGAGAAAACGTTTGAGGTTCTTCTGCCGTAAGGCAAAAAGGTTACCGATGGTCATTGTCAGAATGGAGATGATATACACGACATCCTTCCAGATGAATGTAATGGAACTGAAAACTGTATAAAGGACGATGATAAAGATGAATGAGGCGGCTCCTTTTGAAACCACTGAGAGATAGGAGGTGACATTGACCGGAGCTCCCTCGTAAACGTCGGCAGTCCACAGGTGGAATGGCACAAGCGATATTTTGAAAGCCATCCCGGTGAAGAAAAAGATGAATGCCAGCACCTGAAGAGGCGCTTTTGTATAAGCAGCTGCAACTTCAGTGAAGAATATAGATCCGGTTGTCCCGTAAATCATAGATAATCCAAAAAGCAGAATTCCGGAAGAAAGGGCAGAGGAAAGGATCAATTTGATGCCGGCTTCGGCTGACCGTGTCTGGTGATGCACGAACGCTGCAAGCGCCGCCATGGGTATAGTTGCCAACTCAAGGCCAAGATAGAACATCAGAAAATCACCCGACGAGATCATGAAATTCATCCCTATCAGCGTGGAGATAAGCAAAAGGAAAAATTCACTGATCTTTTCCCTGTTCTCTTCTCTTTTAAGCCATGTGACCGATTGCAGCATAACGATGAACAATCCGATGTTCAGGATGTTCTTCATCAAAATTGTCAGGGTATTGCTGCGAAACATACCGCCAAAGAGAATGCCTGTCGGAACAGGAAGATAACCGATGATCAGGGTGATGAAAAATAATCCTATGGCAACAGGGATAATTGTGATCTTTTTATCCTTTTTAAGATTCAGATCGGTGACCAAAACGATGACCGCCACAATTGTCAGCAGCAGTTCATTTCGCATGGTCAAAAAATCGTGTATGTTCATAAATTAGGTTATATCGTAAAATGCTTATAATTTTTAATTTTTACTTTTTAAATTTTATTTAAAAGATTCCTGTAACGGGCAAAGCTAGTATCTTATCAATAATGGGTTTCATGCTGAAGTTGATCATATCCGACAGCAGCAGCGGCATCAGACCAATGGCAGTGATGCCGGCGACAAGTGTGACTGTAGAGAGCCGCTCGTACCAGTGAGCATCGCCTATGTGCAGGTAATGATCATTCTTTATTGGACCAAGCAGAAGGATGCCTATGACACGCAGGATATATACGGCTGTGATGACAATTGATGTCGTGGCAAGGATCGTTACCACCCGGTGAAACGTATCGGTATGCTGAAAGGCACCAACGAAAATGGTCACTTCAGCCACAAATCCGCTAAATCCCGGTAGGCCTAGTGAGGCGAGACCGGCGATGACATAAACTACCGACAGGAAAGGAATGACTTTCATTAAACCGCCCATTTCATCAATGATACGAGTGTGTGTTCTGGAGTATATCATGCCTATCAGGGCAAAGAAAAGGGCTGTCATCAAGCCGTGGGAGACCATCTGTATGATGGCGCCGTTCATGGCTGTCTGGTTCATCATCAGCAGGGCAAACAACACAAGTCCACAATGACTCACCGAAGAATAGGCGTTGATATATTTCAGGTCTTTCTGGACAACGGCTCCGAATGCACCATAAACCACACTGATGGTGGTGAGGATGATGAATATCCATGCCATCTCGTGGGCAGCTTCCGGCATGAGGTACATGGCGATACGGAAACAACCATAGCCTCCCAGCTTCATCAGCACACCGGCATGGAGCATCGACACTGCGGTTGGCGCCGAGGAATGACCATCTGGCGACCATGTATGCAGCGGAAATAGGGCGCCCAGAACACCGAATCCAATGAATGTGAATGGGAAGAAAAACCGCTGTGCAGCCAACGGTATGTTCACTTTGGCTATTTCGGTCAGGTTAAAGGTTAGCTGGCCACCATCAGGTGCAGAATGGAAATAGAGTCCCAATAACCCGACAAGCAATAACGCTGATCCTCCCATCAGCATCAGTGTCAGCTTCATAGCAGAATATTCCTTGGGGCCCGATCCCCATATCCCGATTAAAAGATACATCGGTATCACAGCCAGTTCATAGAAAAGGAACATAGTGAACATGTCGAGTGAAATGAAGAAACCGAAGACCCCTGATGAGAGCAGGATAAGGGATATAAAAAATTCACGCGGCAGGATATCGACCTCCCATGATGCGAAAATACCGGCAAAAACCACCATAGCAGTCAAAGCGACCATGGCCACGGATATGCCATCGATGCCTATGGCATAATGGATGTTAAGGCTTTTAAACCACAGGTGATCAGCCGTGAAGAGCCACTGTGCCGTGTTGCCGGCAT
It encodes the following:
- a CDS encoding NADH-quinone oxidoreductase subunit N; translated protein: MNIHDFLTMRNELLLTIVAVIVLVTDLNLKKDKKITIIPVAIGLFFITLIIGYLPVPTGILFGGMFRSNTLTILMKNILNIGLFIVMLQSVTWLKREENREKISEFFLLLISTLIGMNFMISSGDFLMFYLGLELATIPMAALAAFVHHQTRSAEAGIKLILSSALSSGILLFGLSMIYGTTGSIFFTEVAAAYTKAPLQVLAFIFFFTGMAFKISLVPFHLWTADVYEGAPVNVTSYLSVVSKGAASFIFIIVLYTVFSSITFIWKDVVYIISILTMTIGNLFALRQKNLKRFLAFSSIAQAGFILLGIVAGSKLGMTSVIYFVLVYIFSNLGAFGVVSAISAVTDKETMDDYNGLYHTNPKLSLLMTLSLFSLAGIPPVAGFFGKFFLFTSAASAGYYWLVFIAVLNATVSLYYYLLIVKAMFINRNESPIAYIKSDISTRFGLIICTIGIVALGFYSEIYEIITNLSFGIN
- a CDS encoding NADH-quinone oxidoreductase subunit M; the protein is MDFLSLFVLVPILTIIAITFTKDFKGTRLVSATGMSIQLLLAAVLVIRYLMERHAGNTAQWLFTADHLWFKSLNIHYAIGIDGISVAMVALTAMVVFAGIFASWEVDILPREFFISLILLSSGVFGFFISLDMFTMFLFYELAVIPMYLLIGIWGSGPKEYSAMKLTLMLMGGSALLLVGLLGLYFHSAPDGGQLTFNLTEIAKVNIPLAAQRFFFPFTFIGFGVLGALFPLHTWSPDGHSSAPTAVSMLHAGVLMKLGGYGCFRIAMYLMPEAAHEMAWIFIILTTISVVYGAFGAVVQKDLKYINAYSSVSHCGLVLFALLMMNQTAMNGAIIQMVSHGLMTALFFALIGMIYSRTHTRIIDEMGGLMKVIPFLSVVYVIAGLASLGLPGFSGFVAEVTIFVGAFQHTDTFHRVVTILATTSIVITAVYILRVIGILLLGPIKNDHYLHIGDAHWYERLSTVTLVAGITAIGLMPLLLSDMINFSMKPIIDKILALPVTGIF